The segment TTTTCTATATCATGAACTGAAAAATCTGGAAGTATATCTTTAATTTTTACAATTGCTCGTTTATCGATTTGTTTCTTACCGTGATATGGAATTGAATGATCAATACCTATGTCGATAAACTTTTTTCCATCTCTTGGAAAAATAACTCCTTCTCTAACATCTCCTTTTTTTACCTGTTTTGCATCTGATGTGACTGTTTGATTTGGCATTTTAATTGGTGATAATGCTCCTACAAATTGTAGTAATCCTGATTTTGGATACAAGCGCTTTCTAAAATTCTGAGGAGTTTCAAGGAATCTTAAAATTGTTGATAATAATTTTGAATCATTTTCAAATTCTCTTCCGTCTTTGTAAATTATAATATTATTTACCTGAAATATTCCTGCTGCACGTGCTATTTGAAAAATTTTCCTAGTTTTGTTTTCATGTTTCTTTTCATCTTTTAATGATGAATCAGGTATTGCGATAGATAATTTCATTTTAAATCTAGTATATGTAATGTAAAGTGCTTATTTTCCATCAGCTGGATATTTTGATTTTGCACTTGCAGCAAACTTAGTAATTTCTTCATTTTCAATGAATTCAAAAGTTCCTTTCTCTCCGGATATTTTTGACATTTTGATATGTTCAATTCCTTCTTTTGTTTCACTTGAAATGTAGATTGCTGCAATTGCCAATGATGCT is part of the Candidatus Nitrosopelagicus brevis genome and harbors:
- a CDS encoding putative RNA uridine N3 methyltransferase encodes the protein MKLSIAIPDSSLKDEKKHENKTRKIFQIARAAGIFQVNNIIIYKDGREFENDSKLLSTILRFLETPQNFRKRLYPKSGLLQFVGALSPIKMPNQTVTSDAKQVKKGDVREGVIFPRDGKKFIDIGIDHSIPYHGKKQIDKRAIVKIKDILPDFSVHDIEKDQLPNFWSYNVKHGGNLFSLLTEWKGPKILTSRKSKKIKNEDMQKILSSKEEILVVFGTTDKGIHEMLDKKISNIQNFKAWNFFPHQGTETVRLEEAILGCLAIINVHTFNK